The sequence below is a genomic window from Polaribacter vadi.
ATTCTAAAATAGGTGTATAATTCATCAAAATTAGCAAACCTGTTATCTGCTAAACCTGGTACATCTTCTTGCCATAAATAGTATAAATTTAAACCATGCCAAATAAAGTAATTGATGTCATCATCTGTAGTAGGGTCAATTAAAGATGATTCTTTTCTTTCACAAGAATAAATAAATAGGATTGCTATAAATAATAATGTAATTTTTTTCATCTAATTTGTATTTGGCAAATTTTGCTCAATAAAAATGCCTTTATCAAGTGTTCTTTGTGTGTTAATGCTATTAAATAAATAGTCAAAATTGTTAGGATTACAATTTGTATTAGAAACTGCATTTCCTGTTGAAATATAATTTAAAACACTATTTAAAATAGGATCTGAATCTTCACCTAAAATTCCTAAATCTAATACATCTTCGTTAGCACAAAGGTTAATATTTGGCGAAAATCCGTTTTCATAAGTTTGGTCGTTTTTATTTAAGAAATTTAACACAATTGGTTGTAAAGCTACTGTATGAGTTTCATTTTTTAAAGGAAAATCATAATCCTCAGAATTGTATAAAGTAATAGCTCCTGTGTTGTTTCCAGCAGTTTGATTCCCAATTATATGAACGTTTAAATGTGGTTTTAAACTATTAATTAATAATTCAGTTGCAGAAGAACCTTCAAAATTAGGTCCGTTTAAAATGATATACACATCACTAATATTTAAACTATTGATGTTGATGTTTGGGTTTATTGTTTTCGGAAATTTAGTCACTAAAGAATCTGGTTGATTCGCCAAAAACCAAGACTGAGCTTTTGAATTCCATTGCTCTTTTATTAAAATTTCGTCAGCATTTTGTTCGGTAATCATAGCTGCAATTTTTGCAATATTTTTTGCAAAACCTCCAGTGCCAATGTTGTATCTGAAGTCTAAAATTAATTTGTTAACAGATTGATTATTAAAGTTTAAAAATATGTTATTTAAATCATTAATGTAGTTATTAGAAAAATCATTTTGGTACATTAAATATCCAACATTTTCTGCATTTACAGGAATTACTTTCTCCATAAATGTTGCAGGATATGTATAGGCTTGTTTTTCTAAAGTAACTGTTTTTGTATTTGGAGTAGTTATTGTTCCATCAAAATTTGCCATTTGTAAAGTGAAATTATCTAAGCCATTTATCAGCAAATCTTGATAATTTGTTTTGGTTAATTGAACACCATCCACAGCAGAAAAATACTCACCTCTAATAATATTTTTTGTTGATGCATTAGAGTTTGGAAGAATATGAGTTACATATCCTATTACAAGATCGTTATTAGAAGGATTTTCGATAATACCAAACTCTAAACCATTGGTAAATGCTGTTCTTGGTAATGGTTCTGTAATTGTATTGTAATCTTCTACTAAAGTTGATTTTACATCCGAAGAAATTAATAAATTAGAAAAAAGCGTATTATAATCGGGAAAAGAACTTAAGTAGTTATTTAATTGTGCATCAGAATTAAAACGGGTATCTGCTAAATCTGGGACTAAATCTTGGTGCAAATAATAGGCGTTTAAACCTTTCCAAACAAAATCGTTTACGACTAAATCTTGTGGAACTTCATATTCTTTACTACAACCTACTATTGTTGAAATACATATTGATAAAAAAATAATTTTAAAAAAAATCTTCATGTAAAATGTCTATAGATTATAGTAAATTTAACGCAATTTAAACTTTTTTAGTATCAATTTAAAATAAGATGTAACAAAATAAATTGTTAGTCGTCGTAATTATGTAAACCTGATATAAGAGATGAAAAAATATCAGAAAAACAACAACAACCAATGAACCAATCAGACTTTTTAAAAGTTGTTTTACCCTTTAAAGATAAGGTCTTTAGATTAGCAAAAAGATTGCTAGTATCTAGAGAAGAAGCAGAAGATGCTACACAGGAACTTATCTTTAAATTATGGAAAAACAAAGAAAAAATTGGCAACTATAAGAATGTAGAAGCTTTTGCAATGACCATGACAAAAAATTATTGTTATGATCGTTTAAAAAGTAAGCAAGCAAGTAATTTAACATTAGTACATAGTAATTATAAAGAAAAAGAAACGTCTTTAGATAAGAAGTTGGAATATCAAGACAGTGTAAACCAAGTACATTTATTGATAGAAAAACTACCAGAACAACAAAAAATAATCATTCAATTAAGAGATGTTGAACAGTATGATTTTGATGAAATTTGTAAAATGGTAGATATGAAACCAACAGCAGTAAGAGTTGCATTGTCTAGAGCAAGAAAAACAATAAGGGAAGAATTAATTAAAAAACACAACTATGGAGTTAGCTAACATAGAGAAATTAGTAGAAAAATACGAAAATGCAGAAACTTCTTTGCAAGAAGAAGCAATCCTTAAAAACTATTTTACAAAAGAGGATGTTGCACCACACTTGCAAGAATACAAATTTATGTTTGCGTATTTTAATACTGCCAAAGAAGATACGTATACAAAACCCATTAAGTTAGAAACTATAAAATCGAAGAAGAGAAACTTAAAATGGCTTTCTGTAGCAGCATCTGTAGCACTTTTGTTTAGTGTATTTGTTGGGAAACAACAATTTGATGAATATCAACAAAGAAAAAAAGCAGAAAAAATTTATGCAGATCTTACTAATGGATTAAAACTATTGTCTACAAATCTAAAAAAAGGAGAACAAGCAGTTGCAACTTTATATACTGTTGAAGACAAAGTAAATGAAGCATTAAAATAATAAACAAGATAAACCAAGTAAAAATAGTAAAACCAAGTAAACACAGTAATTATGAAAAAAATAATAGTATTAATAGCGTTTATAGTAGCACCAATGTTTGCAAACGCACAAAGTATTTTCGATAGTTTAGAAGATATGGATGGAGTAGATATGGTAATTGTTACCAAAGATGCTTTTGAATTGTTAAATAAATTTAAATCGAAAGACATAAAAAGTGATGGTAATGAAGTGATGCAAGCTTTTGAAATCATTAACGATTTAAAAGAGTTTAAAATGTTTTCTACTAATAATTTAGAAATTGCTTCTAAAATGGAAAAAATGGTAAACTCATCTATCAAAAACTCGAATTTAACGCAGTTAATGCGAATTAAACAAGACGATTCTCGTATTAAAATTTATGTAAAAGCTACAAAAAATAAAGATT
It includes:
- a CDS encoding S41 family peptidase, translated to MKIFFKIIFLSICISTIVGCSKEYEVPQDLVVNDFVWKGLNAYYLHQDLVPDLADTRFNSDAQLNNYLSSFPDYNTLFSNLLISSDVKSTLVEDYNTITEPLPRTAFTNGLEFGIIENPSNNDLVIGYVTHILPNSNASTKNIIRGEYFSAVDGVQLTKTNYQDLLINGLDNFTLQMANFDGTITTPNTKTVTLEKQAYTYPATFMEKVIPVNAENVGYLMYQNDFSNNYINDLNNIFLNFNNQSVNKLILDFRYNIGTGGFAKNIAKIAAMITEQNADEILIKEQWNSKAQSWFLANQPDSLVTKFPKTINPNININSLNISDVYIILNGPNFEGSSATELLINSLKPHLNVHIIGNQTAGNNTGAITLYNSEDYDFPLKNETHTVALQPIVLNFLNKNDQTYENGFSPNINLCANEDVLDLGILGEDSDPILNSVLNYISTGNAVSNTNCNPNNFDYLFNSINTQRTLDKGIFIEQNLPNTN
- a CDS encoding RNA polymerase sigma factor; its protein translation is MNQSDFLKVVLPFKDKVFRLAKRLLVSREEAEDATQELIFKLWKNKEKIGNYKNVEAFAMTMTKNYCYDRLKSKQASNLTLVHSNYKEKETSLDKKLEYQDSVNQVHLLIEKLPEQQKIIIQLRDVEQYDFDEICKMVDMKPTAVRVALSRARKTIREELIKKHNYGVS
- a CDS encoding DUF4252 domain-containing protein: MKKIIVLIAFIVAPMFANAQSIFDSLEDMDGVDMVIVTKDAFELLNKFKSKDIKSDGNEVMQAFEIINDLKEFKMFSTNNLEIASKMEKMVNSSIKNSNLTQLMRIKQDDSRIKIYVKATKNKDYVSEVLMFIKGIDKESKGVSEAMVMSLTGNIDINKMSDFTDKIVKENK